From a region of the Triticum aestivum cultivar Chinese Spring chromosome 7D, IWGSC CS RefSeq v2.1, whole genome shotgun sequence genome:
- the LOC123168824 gene encoding protein trichome birefringence-like 19, translating into MQKLQLASPTAVSVPALFLFVLFLLAARQQRSLLDTYRSGFASVSSSGSPRLEPGRPAVARVPKGCDIFRGEWVPDDGGEPYYTNRTCPLIQEHQNCMKYGRPDLGFLKWRWRPAQCELPRFDAAAFFEAVRGRSMAFVGDSLARNHMQSLMCLLSKLEYPKDISTTKNQEFRTLHYESYNFTISTFWSPFLVKANQSDADYGSGRLWNIYLDEPDDAWLPGVAGADYLVLSGANWFTRPSLFYESGRVVACHYCLVPGVPDLTLRHSQRVAFRTVLRAVTSHPGFNGTAIVRTVSPTHFEGGEWNKGGDCRRTRPYAANETRMAGLSLDFHTAQVEEFAQAEEAARRRGGGGARLVLMDTTAAMLLRPDGHPSRYGHWAHENVTLYKDCVHWCLPGPIDAWNEMLLQMVLP; encoded by the exons TTCGCCTCCGTTTCCTCGTCGGGCTCGCCGCGGCTCGAGCCCGGGCGTCCTGCTGTCGCCCGGGTGCCCAAGGGATGCGACATTTTCCGGGGCGAGTGGGTGCCGGACGACGGCGGCGAGCCGTACTACACGAACCGGACCTGCCCGCTGATCCAGGAGCACCAGAACTGCATGAAGTACGGCCGCCCCGACCTCGGCTTCCTTAAATGGCGCTGGCGGCCGGCGCAGTGCGAGCTCCCGCGGTTCGACGCGGCGGCCTTCTTCGAAGCCGTCAGGGGTCGCTCCATGGCCTTCGTCGGCGACTCGCTCGCCAGGAACCACATGCAGTCCCTCATGTGCCTCTTGTCCAAG CTGGAGTATCCCAAAGACATTTCCACGACGAAAAACCAAGAATTCAGGACACTGCACTACGAGTCTTACAACTTCACCAtctccaccttctggtcgccgttCCTCGTCAAGGCGAACCAGTCCGACGCCGATTACGGCAGCGGCCGGCTGTGGAACATCTACCTCGACGAGCCGGACGACGCCTGGCTGCCCGGCGTGGCGGGCGCCGACTACCTCGTCCTCTCGGGCGCGAACTGGTTCACGCGGCCGTCCCTGTTCTACGAGTCCGGCCGCGTCGTCGCCTGCCACTACTGCCTCGTCCCGGGCGTGCCGGACCTCACGCTGCGGCACTCGCAGCGCGTCGCGTTCCGCACGGTGCTGCGGGCGGTCACGAGCCACCCGGGCTTCAACGGGACGGCCATCGTGCGGACGGTGTCGCCGACGCACTTCGAGGGCGGGGAGTGGAACAAGGGCGGCGACTGCCGGCGGACGCGGCCGTACGCGGCGAACGAGACGCGCATGGCCGGGCTGAGCCTCGACTTCCACACGGCGCAGGTGGAGGAGTTCGCGCAGGCAGAGGAGGCGGccaggaggagaggagggggcggcgcgaGGCTGGTGCTGATGGACACCACGGCGGCGATGCTGCTCCGGCCGGACGGGCACCCGAGCCGGTACGGGCACTGGGCGCACGAGAACGTGACCCTGTACAAGGACTGCGTGCACTGGTGCCTGCCGGGCCCCATCGACGCGTGGAACGAGATGCTGCTCCAGATGGTACTGCCATGA